One Candidatus Thioglobus sp. DNA window includes the following coding sequences:
- a CDS encoding DUF2796 domain-containing protein, whose product MKKSILASLLIAISVSVDANETRHASAHLHGLNNVEMLLSQNQLNVMYQMPIVQINAEHDHDDHEEGGLISFIEELFGHGYDDHDDHEEEENHDNKNEHKQSHKDEHGHEDHDENKVVEPENLSEKLAEFKDNTELFKLASAAKCSIVDYDSELHQVSSESKHKDIELSYQFKCSNPEQLNSVEFTAFKHFPGLNAIVLDALINNKAISKKIDSDDGKVTW is encoded by the coding sequence ATGAAAAAATCAATCTTAGCATCATTATTAATAGCAATAAGCGTATCAGTTGATGCAAATGAAACAAGACATGCGAGTGCTCATTTGCATGGATTAAATAATGTTGAAATGCTTCTTAGTCAAAATCAATTAAATGTGATGTATCAAATGCCAATAGTGCAGATTAATGCAGAACACGATCATGATGATCATGAAGAAGGGGGACTGATTTCTTTTATAGAAGAGTTATTTGGTCATGGTTACGATGATCATGATGACCATGAGGAAGAAGAGAATCATGATAACAAGAATGAGCATAAGCAATCACATAAAGATGAGCATGGACATGAAGATCATGATGAGAACAAGGTAGTAGAACCGGAGAACCTATCAGAAAAATTAGCTGAATTTAAAGACAACACTGAATTGTTTAAATTAGCATCTGCTGCAAAATGTTCTATTGTAGATTATGATTCTGAACTTCATCAGGTTTCAAGTGAATCTAAGCATAAAGATATTGAGCTGTCTTATCAGTTTAAGTGTAGCAATCCTGAGCAGCTTAATAGTGTTGAGTTTACTGCCTTTAAACATTTTCCAGGGCTGAATGCAATTGTTTTAGATGCACTTATTAATAACAAAGCGATTTCTAAAAAAATAGACTCTGATGATGGTAAAGTTACTTGGTGA
- a CDS encoding ATP-binding cassette domain-containing protein, which yields MILNTNNLQYTYQNGKVVSFPDIEIKAGQKVLIIGFSGSGKTTLLNLISGALKIQSGEVNLLGNSYSSMSSTELDRLRADHIGYIFQTLNLIPFLSVAENIALGVKFSNSRSALVSNLTVEIERLLKSLGLDKEVLASPVDNLSIGQQQRVAVARALLGSPNLILADEPTSALDQNSTNNFLNEVMQTFNPKSQAILMVSHDLSLAPHFDTVIDFNKANV from the coding sequence GTGATTTTAAATACCAATAATCTTCAATACACTTATCAAAATGGGAAGGTTGTTAGCTTTCCCGATATTGAGATTAAAGCTGGCCAAAAGGTTCTAATTATTGGTTTTTCTGGATCTGGAAAAACAACCTTATTAAACTTAATTTCCGGTGCTTTAAAGATTCAATCTGGAGAGGTAAATTTACTTGGAAATAGCTATTCATCCATGTCTTCTACTGAGCTAGATAGGCTTAGGGCCGATCATATTGGTTATATTTTTCAAACGCTTAATTTAATTCCATTTTTATCTGTTGCTGAAAATATTGCTTTAGGGGTTAAATTTTCGAATAGCAGGAGTGCGCTTGTTAGCAACTTGACTGTGGAAATTGAAAGACTGCTTAAATCGCTTGGACTAGATAAAGAAGTGCTAGCTAGTCCTGTTGATAATCTTAGTATTGGTCAACAACAACGAGTTGCCGTTGCTAGGGCGCTACTTGGGAGTCCTAATTTGATTCTTGCAGATGAGCCAACTTCCGCGCTTGATCAAAACTCAACCAATAACTTCTTAAATGAGGTGATGCAAACATTCAATCCAAAGAGTCAAGCAATACTTATGGTTAGCCACGACTTATCACTTGCACCACACTTTGATACAGTGATTGATTTTAATAAAGCCAATGTTTAA
- a CDS encoding ABC transporter permease — MFKLLFKSIRSRMLPVSLVTITLMASMVLLLSIERIQQATKEGFNQSISGVDAIIGPRSSSLEIVLYTVFHIGRPTNNITMKTVDDIKQRKDIDWLVPIALGDSHKGFRVVATEKNYFQHIKYAGDKPLLMSSGLAFNKISEAVIGADVAKKLNYKIGSSIQISHGSGESIGMKHDDFSFKVSGILNKTGTPIDQAIFIDLKGYELIHIGWQSGKKLFSLDRFDMSSVTNDELAAKTVTAAFVGLKSKLTLFKFAKNIQKYSNEAISAVIPGIALSQLWSVIGLVDKGFELLSWIIIAISLIAMVTLIISSIENRKREMTIYRANGASAFFLSKLVVFEALLIGITAIISAIVFVTIVSYLATDQINIALGITPKFEWVSLEEIKVFGIILLAGVLSSLVPAIMVFRKNIHHGLS, encoded by the coding sequence ATGTTTAAGTTACTATTTAAATCAATTCGCTCAAGAATGTTGCCGGTGTCTTTAGTGACAATAACATTGATGGCGTCAATGGTGTTGTTGTTAAGTATCGAGCGTATACAGCAAGCCACAAAAGAAGGCTTTAATCAAAGTATATCAGGCGTTGATGCGATTATTGGTCCGCGATCAAGCTCTCTAGAAATTGTGCTTTATACGGTGTTTCATATTGGGAGGCCTACTAATAATATCACCATGAAAACTGTTGATGATATTAAGCAAAGAAAAGATATAGATTGGCTTGTGCCTATTGCCTTGGGAGATAGTCATAAAGGTTTTAGAGTTGTAGCCACTGAAAAAAATTATTTTCAACATATTAAGTATGCAGGAGATAAGCCGCTTTTAATGTCAAGTGGCTTGGCATTTAATAAGATTTCTGAGGCAGTAATTGGTGCAGATGTTGCAAAAAAATTAAATTATAAGATAGGCTCAAGTATACAAATTAGCCATGGATCTGGCGAATCTATCGGTATGAAGCATGATGATTTTTCATTTAAAGTTTCCGGCATATTGAATAAAACAGGCACTCCAATAGATCAAGCTATTTTTATAGATTTAAAAGGCTATGAATTGATCCATATCGGCTGGCAAAGTGGAAAAAAGCTCTTCAGTCTTGATAGGTTTGACATGTCTTCAGTGACGAATGATGAGTTAGCCGCAAAAACAGTAACTGCTGCTTTTGTGGGCTTAAAGTCAAAGTTAACATTATTTAAGTTTGCTAAAAATATACAAAAGTATTCAAATGAAGCTATCTCTGCAGTAATTCCAGGAATTGCACTATCTCAGTTGTGGTCAGTTATTGGTCTTGTTGATAAAGGGTTCGAGTTGTTAAGCTGGATAATTATTGCAATTAGTTTAATTGCTATGGTTACACTGATTATCTCCAGCATTGAAAATAGAAAGCGTGAAATGACTATATATAGAGCCAATGGCGCTAGTGCGTTCTTTTTATCTAAATTAGTAGTATTTGAAGCGTTGTTAATAGGTATAACTGCAATTATTAGTGCAATTGTATTTGTTACAATTGTTAGTTATCTCGCCACTGACCAAATAAATATAGCCTTGGGTATCACTCCTAAGTTTGAATGGGTTAGTTTAGAGGAAATAAAGGTATTTGGCATTATTTTATTAGCTGGTGTATTGAGCAGTCTTGTGCCAGCGATAATGGTCTTTAGGAAAAACATACATCACGGTCTGAGTTAA
- a CDS encoding DUF3299 domain-containing protein: MVNKFIIIVLLLFSSISFGKEVSDDYLSQLVDSWTLLAPPEIYDFMPEKLDYKTMNNPEFQKKIDNAGNQINNLMDGKVIEIAGFMVPLKTKGSNVSQFLLVPEAGQCIHVPPPPLNQTLLVEMPDNPTSVRDIYIPIIVTGKVSVGSQSFDIADSGYSLTDVTVENLTFKYEDDL, translated from the coding sequence ATGGTTAATAAATTTATTATTATTGTATTGTTGCTTTTTTCATCTATTTCTTTTGGTAAAGAAGTTTCAGATGATTATCTAAGTCAATTGGTCGACAGCTGGACTTTATTGGCGCCGCCTGAAATATATGACTTTATGCCGGAAAAGCTAGATTATAAAACCATGAACAATCCTGAGTTTCAAAAAAAAATTGACAATGCTGGTAATCAAATTAACAACTTAATGGATGGAAAGGTTATTGAAATTGCTGGATTTATGGTACCGTTAAAAACTAAAGGGTCTAACGTGAGTCAGTTCTTACTAGTGCCAGAAGCTGGGCAATGTATTCATGTTCCACCGCCACCTTTAAATCAAACGCTATTAGTTGAGATGCCTGATAATCCTACAAGTGTTAGAGATATTTACATTCCTATCATTGTTACGGGAAAGGTTTCAGTTGGTTCTCAAAGCTTTGATATTGCAGACAGCGGCTATTCATTGACTGATGTAACTGTTGAAAATCTAACTTTTAAATATGAGGATGATCTTTAA
- a CDS encoding transcriptional repressor, giving the protein MIDKSELLNRCSKAGKSVTPQRMAIIKQLSKSSHGISAYDLLAQVNAAGHEFNISTIYRVLDFWGEMGAVHKIESNNTYLICNDSHDNHLHILFHCIKCHEIEESCQFSKQISIPDNKKFIAKKNQVVELQGLCSGCKIA; this is encoded by the coding sequence ATGATTGATAAGAGTGAACTATTGAACAGGTGTTCAAAGGCAGGAAAAAGTGTCACACCTCAAAGAATGGCTATTATTAAGCAATTGTCAAAATCAAGTCATGGCATTTCAGCCTATGATTTGTTAGCGCAAGTAAATGCGGCTGGCCATGAATTTAATATTAGTACTATCTATAGAGTTCTTGATTTTTGGGGTGAAATGGGCGCTGTTCATAAGATCGAGTCTAATAACACATATCTAATTTGCAACGATTCACACGATAATCACTTGCATATTTTATTTCATTGTATCAAATGTCATGAGATTGAAGAATCATGTCAATTTTCAAAACAAATATCTATCCCTGATAATAAAAAGTTTATAGCTAAAAAAAACCAAGTAGTAGAATTACAGGGGTTGTGTAGTGGCTGTAAAATTGCTTAA